The following are encoded in a window of Bos indicus isolate NIAB-ARS_2022 breed Sahiwal x Tharparkar chromosome 7, NIAB-ARS_B.indTharparkar_mat_pri_1.0, whole genome shotgun sequence genomic DNA:
- the FAM193B gene encoding protein FAM193B isoform X3 codes for MTRRRSRPSGGAGRRERARATGPQKPQAPEPPPPPSLEAGAGAGPPEAPAEPYRDDPREEDEPKLAPGPQVPPTTSQSVQTCCLLCHRERKGWEEGPSQNGLVLQGEKLPPDFMPKLVKNLLGEMPLWVCQSCRKSMEEDERQTGREHAVAISLSHTSCKSQSCGGDSHSSSSSSSSSSSSSSSCHGNSGDWDPSSFLSAHKLSGLWNSPHSSGAMPGGSLGSPPTIPGEVFPISEHHRHSDLTAPPNSPTGHHPQPAPLIPSHPGSFGSPPHPHLLPTTPAVHFPAQVSECPVAVAAAPHTPGPCQSPHLPSTSMPLLKMPPPFSGCSHPCSGHCSGHCSGPLLPPPSSQQLPSTHSRDPGCKGHKFTHSGLTCQLPQPCEADEGLGEEEDSSSERSSCTSSSTHQRDGKFCDCCYCEFFGHNAPPAAPTSRNYTEIREKLRSRLTRRKEELPMKGGALGGIPGEPAVDHRDVDELLEFINSTEPKVPNSARAAKRARHKLKKKEKEKAQLAAEALKQANRSVSGSRELRPARESLLGWPDRELDRVNSFLNSRLQEIKNTVKDSICASFSMCELSVDSNGFSKEGATEPKPQSLAPSNPSGSSEQRPDINLDLSPLTLGSPQNHMLQAPGEPAPPWAEMRSPHPPWTEVKGPPPGIIPENGLVRRLNTVPNLSRMIWVKTPKPGNPSSEEPSIKGAPGCKQELPEPVASGGKPRKGKRQGNQAKKSEVSPASQSPACLETPSAKGQTPSPKQPSKAPEPPRVDSCAEAGEGSQGTRPGPGWADSPKADKEKGNSWRNWPGEAKARPLEQESVQPPGPARPQSFQQGKGRSRRSRNKQEKSASSLDDVFLPKDMDGVEMDETDREVEYFKSPCQTSLRVS; via the exons ATGACTCGGAGGCGGAGCAGGCCGAGCGGCGGCGCGGGCCGGCGCGAGCGGGCGCGGGCCACGGGGCCGCAGAAGCCCCAGGCGCCGGAGCCCCCACCGCCGCCGAGCCTGGAAGCGGGAGCGGGTGCAGGGCCCCCGGAGGCGCCGGCGGAGCCCTACCGCGACGACCCCAGGGAGGAGGACGAGCCCAAGCTGGCGCCTGGTCCCCAG GTTCCCCCTACCACCAGCCAGTCTGTGCAGACTTGCTGCCTGCTGTGTCACCGGGAACGCAAAGGCTGGGAAGAAGGCCCTTCCCAGAACGGACTGGTGTTGCAGGGTGAGAAGCTGCCCCCTGACTTCATGCCAAAGCTCGTCAAGAATCTCCTAGGCGAGATGCCTCTGTGGGTCTGCCAGAGTTGCCGAAAGAGCATGGAGGAAGATGAAAGGCAGACAGGTCGAGAACATGCAGTGGCG ATCTCCTTGTCACACACATCCTGCAAATCACAGTCTTGTGGGGGTGATTCTCATTCCTCTTCGTCCTCCTCTTCATCGTCCTCTTCCTCGTCCTCCTCCTGCCATGGGAACTCAGGGGACTGGGATCCTAGTTCGTTCCTGTCAGCACATAAGCTCTCGGGCCTCTGGAACTCCCCGCACTCCAGTGGGGCCATGCCAGGTGGCTCACTCGGGAGCCCTCCTACAATCCCTG GTGAGGTTTTCCCCATCTCGGAGCACCACCGGCACTCAGACCTCACTGCTCCACCTAACAGCCCCACCGGCCACCACCCCCAACCAGCGCCGCTGATCCCATCTCACCCCGGATCCTTTGGCTCACCACCCCACCCGCACCTGCTGCCCACCACCCCAGCAGTGCATTTCCCTGCCCAGGTTTCAGAATGCCCTGTTGCCGTGGCTGCTGCCCCCCACACCCCAGGGCCATGTCAGAGCCCCCACCTTCCCTCCACCAGCATGCCGCTCCTGAAGATGCCTCCTCCATTCTCGGGTTGCAGCCACCCCTGTAGTGGTCACTGCAGCGGGCACTGCAGCgggcccctcctcccaccacccagCTCTCAGCAGCTCCCTAGCACTCACAG CAGGGACCCTGGGTGCAAGGGGCACAAGTTTACCCACAGTGGCCTGACGTGCCAGCTTCCCCAGCCGTGCGAGGCAGACGAGGGGCTGGGCGAGGAAGAGGACAGCAGCTCGGAGCGTAGCTCCTGCACCTCGTCCTCCACCCACCAGCGAGATGGGAAGTTCTGTGACTGCTGCTACTGTGAGTTCTTCGGCCACAATGCG ccacccgCTGCCCCGACGAGTCGGAATTATACCGAGATCCGAGAGAAGCTTCGCTCAAGGCTGACCAGGCGCAAAGAGGAGCTGCCCATGAAGGGGGGCGCCCTGGGCGGGATCCCTGGGGAGCCCGCCGTGGATCATCGAGATGTGGATGAGCTGCTGGAATTCATCAACAGCACGGAGCCCAAAGTCCCCAACAGCGCCAGGGCTGCCAAGCGGGCCCGGCACAAGCTGAAAAAGAAG GAAAAAGAGAAGGCCCAGTTGGCAGCAGAAGCTCTGAAGCAAGCAAATCGTAGTGTTTCTGGAAGCCGGGAGCTGAGGCCTGCCAGGGAGAGTCTTTTGGGGTGGCCCGATCGGGAGCTGGATCGGGTCAACAGCTTTCTGAACAGCCGTCTGCAGGAGATCAAGAACACTGTCAAGGACTCCATCTGTGCCAGCTTCAGTATGTGTGAGCTCAGCGTGGACAGCAATGGCTTCTCTAAGGAAGGGGCCACTGAGCCAAAACCTCAGAGTCTAGCCCCCTCAAACCCCAGTGGCTCCTCAGAGCAAAGGCCTGACATTAACCTTGACCTGTCCCCTTTGACTTTGGGCTCCCCTCAGAACCATATGTtgcaagctccaggagagccAGCCCCACCATGGGCAGAAATGAGAAGTCCCCAcccaccatggacagaggtgaaGGGCCCCCCTCCTGGTATCATCCCTGAGAATGGGCTAGTGAGGAGACTCAACACCGTGCCCAACCTTTCCCGGATGATCTGGGTCAAGACACCCAAGCCAGGTAACCCTAGCTCTGAGGAACCAAGCATAAAGGGGGCCCCTGGTTGCAAGCAGGAGCTGCCTGAGCCTGTGGCCTCAGGTGGGAAGCCACGGAAGGGCAAGAGACAGGGTAATCAGGCCAAGAAGAGTGAGGTGAGCCCAGCTTCCCAGTCCCCAGCCTGCCTTGAGACTCCCAGTGCCAAGGGCCAGACCCCTAGCCCCAAGCAGCCAAGCAAGGCCCCAGAGCCTCCCAGAGTGGACAGCTGTGCTGAAGCTGGAGAAGGGAGCCAGGGGACTCGACCAGGACCAGGCTGGGCTGACAGCCCCAAAGCTGACAAGGAGAAGGGCAACTCCTGGCGAAACTGGCCAGGTGAAGCCAAGGCACGGCCTCTGGAGCAGGAGTCTGTACAGCCCCCAGGCCCAGCAAGGCCGCAGAGCTTTCAACAGGGCAAGGGCCGCAGCCGCCGGAGCCGCAACAAGCAGGAGAAGTCAGCCTCCTCCTTGG ACGATGTGTTCCTGCCCAAGGACATGGATGGGGTGGAGATGGATGAGACTGACCGGGAGGTGGAGTACTTCAAGAG cCCCTGCCAGACCAGCTTAAGGGTGTCCTGA
- the FAM193B gene encoding protein FAM193B isoform X4 — protein sequence MPLLEGFQDAPSNCHLLNHRALRTPQRPQLTGSLCHDQNLSSHPHTSLHREHCSPSWQRPGPCLPLHLELWELGHSHSWWEVPLGKPRQQRASPDVYCFTMSLFLPQISLSHTSCKSQSCGGDSHSSSSSSSSSSSSSSSCHGNSGDWDPSSFLSAHKLSGLWNSPHSSGAMPGGSLGSPPTIPGEVFPISEHHRHSDLTAPPNSPTGHHPQPAPLIPSHPGSFGSPPHPHLLPTTPAVHFPAQVSECPVAVAAAPHTPGPCQSPHLPSTSMPLLKMPPPFSGCSHPCSGHCSGHCSGPLLPPPSSQQLPSTHSRDPGCKGHKFTHSGLTCQLPQPCEADEGLGEEEDSSSERSSCTSSSTHQRDGKFCDCCYCEFFGHNAPPAAPTSRNYTEIREKLRSRLTRRKEELPMKGGALGGIPGEPAVDHRDVDELLEFINSTEPKVPNSARAAKRARHKLKKKEKEKAQLAAEALKQANRSVSGSRELRPARESLLGWPDRELDRVNSFLNSRLQEIKNTVKDSICASFSMCELSVDSNGFSKEGATEPKPQSLAPSNPSGSSEQRPDINLDLSPLTLGSPQNHMLQAPGEPAPPWAEMRSPHPPWTEVKGPPPGIIPENGLVRRLNTVPNLSRMIWVKTPKPGNPSSEEPSIKGAPGCKQELPEPVASGGKPRKGKRQGNQAKKSEVSPASQSPACLETPSAKGQTPSPKQPSKAPEPPRVDSCAEAGEGSQGTRPGPGWADSPKADKEKGNSWRNWPGEAKARPLEQESVQPPGPARPQSFQQGKGRSRRSRNKQEKSASSLDDVFLPKDMDGVEMDETDREVEYFKRFCLDSAKQTRQKVAVNWTNFSLKKTTPSTAQ from the exons ATGCCTCTGTTAGAAGGCTTCCAAGATGCCCCATCTAACTGCCATCTCCTGAATCACAGAG CTCTCAGGACTCCCCAAAGGCCACAGCTGACAGGCAGTCTCTGCCACGACCAGAATCTCTCATCACATCCACATACTTCACTTCACAGGGAGCACTGCAGCCCCTCTTGGCAAAGGCCTGGCCCATGTTTGCCCTTGCACCTGGAGTTGTGGGAACTGGGCCATTCCCACAGTTGGTGGGAGGTGCCCCTGGGGAAGCCAAGGCAGCAGAGGGCCAGCCCTGATGTTTACTGTTTTACCATGAGCCTTTTTCTTCCCCAGATCTCCTTGTCACACACATCCTGCAAATCACAGTCTTGTGGGGGTGATTCTCATTCCTCTTCGTCCTCCTCTTCATCGTCCTCTTCCTCGTCCTCCTCCTGCCATGGGAACTCAGGGGACTGGGATCCTAGTTCGTTCCTGTCAGCACATAAGCTCTCGGGCCTCTGGAACTCCCCGCACTCCAGTGGGGCCATGCCAGGTGGCTCACTCGGGAGCCCTCCTACAATCCCTG GTGAGGTTTTCCCCATCTCGGAGCACCACCGGCACTCAGACCTCACTGCTCCACCTAACAGCCCCACCGGCCACCACCCCCAACCAGCGCCGCTGATCCCATCTCACCCCGGATCCTTTGGCTCACCACCCCACCCGCACCTGCTGCCCACCACCCCAGCAGTGCATTTCCCTGCCCAGGTTTCAGAATGCCCTGTTGCCGTGGCTGCTGCCCCCCACACCCCAGGGCCATGTCAGAGCCCCCACCTTCCCTCCACCAGCATGCCGCTCCTGAAGATGCCTCCTCCATTCTCGGGTTGCAGCCACCCCTGTAGTGGTCACTGCAGCGGGCACTGCAGCgggcccctcctcccaccacccagCTCTCAGCAGCTCCCTAGCACTCACAG CAGGGACCCTGGGTGCAAGGGGCACAAGTTTACCCACAGTGGCCTGACGTGCCAGCTTCCCCAGCCGTGCGAGGCAGACGAGGGGCTGGGCGAGGAAGAGGACAGCAGCTCGGAGCGTAGCTCCTGCACCTCGTCCTCCACCCACCAGCGAGATGGGAAGTTCTGTGACTGCTGCTACTGTGAGTTCTTCGGCCACAATGCG ccacccgCTGCCCCGACGAGTCGGAATTATACCGAGATCCGAGAGAAGCTTCGCTCAAGGCTGACCAGGCGCAAAGAGGAGCTGCCCATGAAGGGGGGCGCCCTGGGCGGGATCCCTGGGGAGCCCGCCGTGGATCATCGAGATGTGGATGAGCTGCTGGAATTCATCAACAGCACGGAGCCCAAAGTCCCCAACAGCGCCAGGGCTGCCAAGCGGGCCCGGCACAAGCTGAAAAAGAAG GAAAAAGAGAAGGCCCAGTTGGCAGCAGAAGCTCTGAAGCAAGCAAATCGTAGTGTTTCTGGAAGCCGGGAGCTGAGGCCTGCCAGGGAGAGTCTTTTGGGGTGGCCCGATCGGGAGCTGGATCGGGTCAACAGCTTTCTGAACAGCCGTCTGCAGGAGATCAAGAACACTGTCAAGGACTCCATCTGTGCCAGCTTCAGTATGTGTGAGCTCAGCGTGGACAGCAATGGCTTCTCTAAGGAAGGGGCCACTGAGCCAAAACCTCAGAGTCTAGCCCCCTCAAACCCCAGTGGCTCCTCAGAGCAAAGGCCTGACATTAACCTTGACCTGTCCCCTTTGACTTTGGGCTCCCCTCAGAACCATATGTtgcaagctccaggagagccAGCCCCACCATGGGCAGAAATGAGAAGTCCCCAcccaccatggacagaggtgaaGGGCCCCCCTCCTGGTATCATCCCTGAGAATGGGCTAGTGAGGAGACTCAACACCGTGCCCAACCTTTCCCGGATGATCTGGGTCAAGACACCCAAGCCAGGTAACCCTAGCTCTGAGGAACCAAGCATAAAGGGGGCCCCTGGTTGCAAGCAGGAGCTGCCTGAGCCTGTGGCCTCAGGTGGGAAGCCACGGAAGGGCAAGAGACAGGGTAATCAGGCCAAGAAGAGTGAGGTGAGCCCAGCTTCCCAGTCCCCAGCCTGCCTTGAGACTCCCAGTGCCAAGGGCCAGACCCCTAGCCCCAAGCAGCCAAGCAAGGCCCCAGAGCCTCCCAGAGTGGACAGCTGTGCTGAAGCTGGAGAAGGGAGCCAGGGGACTCGACCAGGACCAGGCTGGGCTGACAGCCCCAAAGCTGACAAGGAGAAGGGCAACTCCTGGCGAAACTGGCCAGGTGAAGCCAAGGCACGGCCTCTGGAGCAGGAGTCTGTACAGCCCCCAGGCCCAGCAAGGCCGCAGAGCTTTCAACAGGGCAAGGGCCGCAGCCGCCGGAGCCGCAACAAGCAGGAGAAGTCAGCCTCCTCCTTGG ACGATGTGTTCCTGCCCAAGGACATGGATGGGGTGGAGATGGATGAGACTGACCGGGAGGTGGAGTACTTCAAGAG GTTCTGTCTGGATTCTGCAAAGCAGACGCGTCAGAAAGTTGCTGTGAATTGGACCAACTTCAGCCTCAAGAAAACCACTCCCAGCACAGCTCAGTGA
- the FAM193B gene encoding protein FAM193B isoform X7, giving the protein MTRRRSRPSGGAGRRERARATGPQKPQAPEPPPPPSLEAGAGAGPPEAPAEPYRDDPREEDEPKLAPGPQVPPTTSQSVQTCCLLCHRERKGWEEGPSQNGLVLQGEKLPPDFMPKLVKNLLGEMPLWVCQSCRKSMEEDERQTGREHAVAISLSHTSCKSQSCGGDSHSSSSSSSSSSSSSSSCHGNSGDWDPSSFLSAHKLSGLWNSPHSSGAMPGGSLGSPPTIPGEVFPISEHHRHSDLTAPPNSPTGHHPQPAPLIPSHPGSFGSPPHPHLLPTTPAVHFPAQVSECPVAVAAAPHTPGPCQSPHLPSTSMPLLKMPPPFSGCSHPCSGHCSGHCSGPLLPPPSSQQLPSTHSRDPGCKGHKFTHSGLTCQLPQPCEADEGLGEEEDSSSERSSCTSSSTHQRDGKFCDCCYCEFFGHNAEKEKAQLAAEALKQANRSVSGSRELRPARESLLGWPDRELDRVNSFLNSRLQEIKNTVKDSICASFSMCELSVDSNGFSKEGATEPKPQSLAPSNPSGSSEQRPDINLDLSPLTLGSPQNHMLQAPGEPAPPWAEMRSPHPPWTEVKGPPPGIIPENGLVRRLNTVPNLSRMIWVKTPKPGNPSSEEPSIKGAPGCKQELPEPVASGGKPRKGKRQGNQAKKSEVSPASQSPACLETPSAKGQTPSPKQPSKAPEPPRVDSCAEAGEGSQGTRPGPGWADSPKADKEKGNSWRNWPGEAKARPLEQESVQPPGPARPQSFQQGKGRSRRSRNKQEKSASSLDDVFLPKDMDGVEMDETDREVEYFKRFCLDSAKQTRQKVAVNWTNFSLKKTTPSTAQ; this is encoded by the exons ATGACTCGGAGGCGGAGCAGGCCGAGCGGCGGCGCGGGCCGGCGCGAGCGGGCGCGGGCCACGGGGCCGCAGAAGCCCCAGGCGCCGGAGCCCCCACCGCCGCCGAGCCTGGAAGCGGGAGCGGGTGCAGGGCCCCCGGAGGCGCCGGCGGAGCCCTACCGCGACGACCCCAGGGAGGAGGACGAGCCCAAGCTGGCGCCTGGTCCCCAG GTTCCCCCTACCACCAGCCAGTCTGTGCAGACTTGCTGCCTGCTGTGTCACCGGGAACGCAAAGGCTGGGAAGAAGGCCCTTCCCAGAACGGACTGGTGTTGCAGGGTGAGAAGCTGCCCCCTGACTTCATGCCAAAGCTCGTCAAGAATCTCCTAGGCGAGATGCCTCTGTGGGTCTGCCAGAGTTGCCGAAAGAGCATGGAGGAAGATGAAAGGCAGACAGGTCGAGAACATGCAGTGGCG ATCTCCTTGTCACACACATCCTGCAAATCACAGTCTTGTGGGGGTGATTCTCATTCCTCTTCGTCCTCCTCTTCATCGTCCTCTTCCTCGTCCTCCTCCTGCCATGGGAACTCAGGGGACTGGGATCCTAGTTCGTTCCTGTCAGCACATAAGCTCTCGGGCCTCTGGAACTCCCCGCACTCCAGTGGGGCCATGCCAGGTGGCTCACTCGGGAGCCCTCCTACAATCCCTG GTGAGGTTTTCCCCATCTCGGAGCACCACCGGCACTCAGACCTCACTGCTCCACCTAACAGCCCCACCGGCCACCACCCCCAACCAGCGCCGCTGATCCCATCTCACCCCGGATCCTTTGGCTCACCACCCCACCCGCACCTGCTGCCCACCACCCCAGCAGTGCATTTCCCTGCCCAGGTTTCAGAATGCCCTGTTGCCGTGGCTGCTGCCCCCCACACCCCAGGGCCATGTCAGAGCCCCCACCTTCCCTCCACCAGCATGCCGCTCCTGAAGATGCCTCCTCCATTCTCGGGTTGCAGCCACCCCTGTAGTGGTCACTGCAGCGGGCACTGCAGCgggcccctcctcccaccacccagCTCTCAGCAGCTCCCTAGCACTCACAG CAGGGACCCTGGGTGCAAGGGGCACAAGTTTACCCACAGTGGCCTGACGTGCCAGCTTCCCCAGCCGTGCGAGGCAGACGAGGGGCTGGGCGAGGAAGAGGACAGCAGCTCGGAGCGTAGCTCCTGCACCTCGTCCTCCACCCACCAGCGAGATGGGAAGTTCTGTGACTGCTGCTACTGTGAGTTCTTCGGCCACAATGCG GAAAAAGAGAAGGCCCAGTTGGCAGCAGAAGCTCTGAAGCAAGCAAATCGTAGTGTTTCTGGAAGCCGGGAGCTGAGGCCTGCCAGGGAGAGTCTTTTGGGGTGGCCCGATCGGGAGCTGGATCGGGTCAACAGCTTTCTGAACAGCCGTCTGCAGGAGATCAAGAACACTGTCAAGGACTCCATCTGTGCCAGCTTCAGTATGTGTGAGCTCAGCGTGGACAGCAATGGCTTCTCTAAGGAAGGGGCCACTGAGCCAAAACCTCAGAGTCTAGCCCCCTCAAACCCCAGTGGCTCCTCAGAGCAAAGGCCTGACATTAACCTTGACCTGTCCCCTTTGACTTTGGGCTCCCCTCAGAACCATATGTtgcaagctccaggagagccAGCCCCACCATGGGCAGAAATGAGAAGTCCCCAcccaccatggacagaggtgaaGGGCCCCCCTCCTGGTATCATCCCTGAGAATGGGCTAGTGAGGAGACTCAACACCGTGCCCAACCTTTCCCGGATGATCTGGGTCAAGACACCCAAGCCAGGTAACCCTAGCTCTGAGGAACCAAGCATAAAGGGGGCCCCTGGTTGCAAGCAGGAGCTGCCTGAGCCTGTGGCCTCAGGTGGGAAGCCACGGAAGGGCAAGAGACAGGGTAATCAGGCCAAGAAGAGTGAGGTGAGCCCAGCTTCCCAGTCCCCAGCCTGCCTTGAGACTCCCAGTGCCAAGGGCCAGACCCCTAGCCCCAAGCAGCCAAGCAAGGCCCCAGAGCCTCCCAGAGTGGACAGCTGTGCTGAAGCTGGAGAAGGGAGCCAGGGGACTCGACCAGGACCAGGCTGGGCTGACAGCCCCAAAGCTGACAAGGAGAAGGGCAACTCCTGGCGAAACTGGCCAGGTGAAGCCAAGGCACGGCCTCTGGAGCAGGAGTCTGTACAGCCCCCAGGCCCAGCAAGGCCGCAGAGCTTTCAACAGGGCAAGGGCCGCAGCCGCCGGAGCCGCAACAAGCAGGAGAAGTCAGCCTCCTCCTTGG ACGATGTGTTCCTGCCCAAGGACATGGATGGGGTGGAGATGGATGAGACTGACCGGGAGGTGGAGTACTTCAAGAG GTTCTGTCTGGATTCTGCAAAGCAGACGCGTCAGAAAGTTGCTGTGAATTGGACCAACTTCAGCCTCAAGAAAACCACTCCCAGCACAGCTCAGTGA
- the FAM193B gene encoding protein FAM193B isoform X8: protein MTRRRSRPSGGAGRRERARATGPQKPQAPEPPPPPSLEAGAGAGPPEAPAEPYRDDPREEDEPKLAPGPQVPPTTSQSVQTCCLLCHRERKGWEEGPSQNGLVLQGEKLPPDFMPKLVKNLLGEMPLWVCQSCRKSMEEDERQTGREHAVAISLSHTSCKSQSCGGDSHSSSSSSSSSSSSSSSCHGNSGDWDPSSFLSAHKLSGLWNSPHSSGAMPGGSLGSPPTIPGEVFPISEHHRHSDLTAPPNSPTGHHPQPAPLIPSHPGSFGSPPHPHLLPTTPAVHFPAQVSECPVAVAAAPHTPGPCQSPHLPSTSMPLLKMPPPFSGCSHPCSGHCSGHCSGPLLPPPSSQQLPSTHRDPGCKGHKFTHSGLTCQLPQPCEADEGLGEEEDSSSERSSCTSSSTHQRDGKFCDCCYCEFFGHNAEKEKAQLAAEALKQANRSVSGSRELRPARESLLGWPDRELDRVNSFLNSRLQEIKNTVKDSICASFSMCELSVDSNGFSKEGATEPKPQSLAPSNPSGSSEQRPDINLDLSPLTLGSPQNHMLQAPGEPAPPWAEMRSPHPPWTEVKGPPPGIIPENGLVRRLNTVPNLSRMIWVKTPKPGNPSSEEPSIKGAPGCKQELPEPVASGGKPRKGKRQGNQAKKSEVSPASQSPACLETPSAKGQTPSPKQPSKAPEPPRVDSCAEAGEGSQGTRPGPGWADSPKADKEKGNSWRNWPGEAKARPLEQESVQPPGPARPQSFQQGKGRSRRSRNKQEKSASSLDDVFLPKDMDGVEMDETDREVEYFKRFCLDSAKQTRQKVAVNWTNFSLKKTTPSTAQ, encoded by the exons ATGACTCGGAGGCGGAGCAGGCCGAGCGGCGGCGCGGGCCGGCGCGAGCGGGCGCGGGCCACGGGGCCGCAGAAGCCCCAGGCGCCGGAGCCCCCACCGCCGCCGAGCCTGGAAGCGGGAGCGGGTGCAGGGCCCCCGGAGGCGCCGGCGGAGCCCTACCGCGACGACCCCAGGGAGGAGGACGAGCCCAAGCTGGCGCCTGGTCCCCAG GTTCCCCCTACCACCAGCCAGTCTGTGCAGACTTGCTGCCTGCTGTGTCACCGGGAACGCAAAGGCTGGGAAGAAGGCCCTTCCCAGAACGGACTGGTGTTGCAGGGTGAGAAGCTGCCCCCTGACTTCATGCCAAAGCTCGTCAAGAATCTCCTAGGCGAGATGCCTCTGTGGGTCTGCCAGAGTTGCCGAAAGAGCATGGAGGAAGATGAAAGGCAGACAGGTCGAGAACATGCAGTGGCG ATCTCCTTGTCACACACATCCTGCAAATCACAGTCTTGTGGGGGTGATTCTCATTCCTCTTCGTCCTCCTCTTCATCGTCCTCTTCCTCGTCCTCCTCCTGCCATGGGAACTCAGGGGACTGGGATCCTAGTTCGTTCCTGTCAGCACATAAGCTCTCGGGCCTCTGGAACTCCCCGCACTCCAGTGGGGCCATGCCAGGTGGCTCACTCGGGAGCCCTCCTACAATCCCTG GTGAGGTTTTCCCCATCTCGGAGCACCACCGGCACTCAGACCTCACTGCTCCACCTAACAGCCCCACCGGCCACCACCCCCAACCAGCGCCGCTGATCCCATCTCACCCCGGATCCTTTGGCTCACCACCCCACCCGCACCTGCTGCCCACCACCCCAGCAGTGCATTTCCCTGCCCAGGTTTCAGAATGCCCTGTTGCCGTGGCTGCTGCCCCCCACACCCCAGGGCCATGTCAGAGCCCCCACCTTCCCTCCACCAGCATGCCGCTCCTGAAGATGCCTCCTCCATTCTCGGGTTGCAGCCACCCCTGTAGTGGTCACTGCAGCGGGCACTGCAGCgggcccctcctcccaccacccagCTCTCAGCAGCTCCCTAGCACTCACAG GGACCCTGGGTGCAAGGGGCACAAGTTTACCCACAGTGGCCTGACGTGCCAGCTTCCCCAGCCGTGCGAGGCAGACGAGGGGCTGGGCGAGGAAGAGGACAGCAGCTCGGAGCGTAGCTCCTGCACCTCGTCCTCCACCCACCAGCGAGATGGGAAGTTCTGTGACTGCTGCTACTGTGAGTTCTTCGGCCACAATGCG GAAAAAGAGAAGGCCCAGTTGGCAGCAGAAGCTCTGAAGCAAGCAAATCGTAGTGTTTCTGGAAGCCGGGAGCTGAGGCCTGCCAGGGAGAGTCTTTTGGGGTGGCCCGATCGGGAGCTGGATCGGGTCAACAGCTTTCTGAACAGCCGTCTGCAGGAGATCAAGAACACTGTCAAGGACTCCATCTGTGCCAGCTTCAGTATGTGTGAGCTCAGCGTGGACAGCAATGGCTTCTCTAAGGAAGGGGCCACTGAGCCAAAACCTCAGAGTCTAGCCCCCTCAAACCCCAGTGGCTCCTCAGAGCAAAGGCCTGACATTAACCTTGACCTGTCCCCTTTGACTTTGGGCTCCCCTCAGAACCATATGTtgcaagctccaggagagccAGCCCCACCATGGGCAGAAATGAGAAGTCCCCAcccaccatggacagaggtgaaGGGCCCCCCTCCTGGTATCATCCCTGAGAATGGGCTAGTGAGGAGACTCAACACCGTGCCCAACCTTTCCCGGATGATCTGGGTCAAGACACCCAAGCCAGGTAACCCTAGCTCTGAGGAACCAAGCATAAAGGGGGCCCCTGGTTGCAAGCAGGAGCTGCCTGAGCCTGTGGCCTCAGGTGGGAAGCCACGGAAGGGCAAGAGACAGGGTAATCAGGCCAAGAAGAGTGAGGTGAGCCCAGCTTCCCAGTCCCCAGCCTGCCTTGAGACTCCCAGTGCCAAGGGCCAGACCCCTAGCCCCAAGCAGCCAAGCAAGGCCCCAGAGCCTCCCAGAGTGGACAGCTGTGCTGAAGCTGGAGAAGGGAGCCAGGGGACTCGACCAGGACCAGGCTGGGCTGACAGCCCCAAAGCTGACAAGGAGAAGGGCAACTCCTGGCGAAACTGGCCAGGTGAAGCCAAGGCACGGCCTCTGGAGCAGGAGTCTGTACAGCCCCCAGGCCCAGCAAGGCCGCAGAGCTTTCAACAGGGCAAGGGCCGCAGCCGCCGGAGCCGCAACAAGCAGGAGAAGTCAGCCTCCTCCTTGG ACGATGTGTTCCTGCCCAAGGACATGGATGGGGTGGAGATGGATGAGACTGACCGGGAGGTGGAGTACTTCAAGAG GTTCTGTCTGGATTCTGCAAAGCAGACGCGTCAGAAAGTTGCTGTGAATTGGACCAACTTCAGCCTCAAGAAAACCACTCCCAGCACAGCTCAGTGA